A segment of the Pseudalkalibacillus hwajinpoensis genome:
AATGGACCAAACTGAATACGATCCCGACTTTGATTACTCTGCTGTTTTCAATGACCTCGAAATGATTTATTTGTTTGTACATCATGAGCGCGATCTAGATAAACAAAAAAACCGAACAAAAAAAACAAAAAAAGAATATTTGCGAGAGTTGCTCTTCTTCTATAACCAGATATCTGCTGTAGGCGACTTGTATAACTTTGATTCTACAAAAGCAGACCTTTTTACATTATTGAAGCAATTAAAACCTAAGCATATAAGGAAGTATCAAGCCTGGTTGAAAGAAGTAAAGTTAGGAAGAGTAAAAAAGAGGGATAACGATAAGCTGGTAGAAAATAAAGAAAATGAAGACAAAAAAGGAACCTATTCTGTAGCAACCTTATCGAGAAAAACGGTCATACTAAAAGCTTTTTTTGAATTTTTATATAAACGGAAGTACATATCTAGAAGACTTCATGAAGCACTTCAGACTAGTAATGTTCATGAAAAGGACCGTCCTAATCGAGATTTATACGAGGCTGAAGTACTGCAGTTGCTTAAATACTTTAAAAATAATATCGTAGAGCATACCATCATCAGTGTTCTAGCCAGTACTGGACTTCGAGTGAAGGAATTATGTCAAGCTCGTATTTGTGATCTTTCATATTACGAAGGTAAACTGTTTTTAGAGGTTATTGGGAAGGGTAATGAAAAAAGAGAAGTATTAATTCACCCTAAGATATGGGAGCGGATTGTGACTTACCGTTCGAGGAGAAGGTATCCATCTGAACTAGATGGGAGTGATAAGACCCCCTTATTACCAGATGCAAAAGGAAAGGCTTATAATGAGAAATACCTTTCATCATATATATCCAAAGTAATAAACCGTGCGCCTTTGCCGTTCCTTAAAGCAAGAAGTGATAGAATTTCAGCTCATCATTTCAGACACTTTTTTAGTATATATAGTTCTCAACAAGGTGCTAGTATAGAAAGTATATCAAAGACCCTTGGCCATAAGAGTCTTGCTACCACACAGATCTATTTACAAAAACGATTATCTCGAATGGATAATGCTGCCCACACATGGATAGATTCAAGCTTTATTGATGATATGTAAATAAAAAATATGGGGTGACGATGACGATATGTTAGATGCTCTAAAAAGGTTATTCGGAGGAAGAGATAGTGAGAAATTTCGTGCTGACCATAATACCGTTAGGCATATAGAAAATAATTAAAACCTTACAAAATCAAAAGAAAAAAGGCTATCAAAGAATTCACCTTTAAGGGAGACATGGTTGAAGTATAATCATGGAGAACTTTCTGAACATAAAGGGATTAAGCTATTAGCAGAAGAGGCTGAAAAATATGAAGGTCAATATCCAATAGATATGCATTATGTGTATTTGACACTTCAGAAATATTTTTATACAAAGCGAGAAAAAGGAGCAAATTTAAAAAGATGTCAAAATATACCAGAAAAGGATATGGCCATTTATCCTGAGTTTAAAAAAGCGTACTTAGAAGAACATGATTACTTCGTAAACTATCCTGCATTTAAACTAATGGCTATAATACTTGAGAAGCAAGGGAAATTTGAAGAAGCTATCCAAGTATGTAATAGAGCGATAGAGTTAGGTGTAGAATGTGATACGAAGAGCGGATTTGAAGGTAGAAAGAAAAAATTAGAAAAGAAATTAAATGATTGAATGCAAGATTCATACATGATTTGTGAAATCCCTTCCTTTAAACGCTACATATATTAGAGCATTTACGTTAACTACATAGATTAAAGGAGAACTACAATTGAATACATCAAAGATAA
Coding sequences within it:
- a CDS encoding tetratricopeptide repeat protein; translated protein: MKYNHGELSEHKGIKLLAEEAEKYEGQYPIDMHYVYLTLQKYFYTKREKGANLKRCQNIPEKDMAIYPEFKKAYLEEHDYFVNYPAFKLMAIILEKQGKFEEAIQVCNRAIELGVECDTKSGFEGRKKKLEKKLND
- a CDS encoding tyrosine-type recombinase/integrase — translated: MNEQDNYELVLDSHGLAEQKNAILPNRMLSLQKQMLDSSRYTQLMDQTEYDPDFDYSAVFNDLEMIYLFVHHERDLDKQKNRTKKTKKEYLRELLFFYNQISAVGDLYNFDSTKADLFTLLKQLKPKHIRKYQAWLKEVKLGRVKKRDNDKLVENKENEDKKGTYSVATLSRKTVILKAFFEFLYKRKYISRRLHEALQTSNVHEKDRPNRDLYEAEVLQLLKYFKNNIVEHTIISVLASTGLRVKELCQARICDLSYYEGKLFLEVIGKGNEKREVLIHPKIWERIVTYRSRRRYPSELDGSDKTPLLPDAKGKAYNEKYLSSYISKVINRAPLPFLKARSDRISAHHFRHFFSIYSSQQGASIESISKTLGHKSLATTQIYLQKRLSRMDNAAHTWIDSSFIDDM